A single region of the Streptomyces sp. AM 4-1-1 genome encodes:
- a CDS encoding site-specific integrase, producing the protein MDPASVSVEAGLADVVTLQRRRQARISAHDEESFFLDTLSEYQWARDAAGLAQETLDGLIKPVIEVCEFYGTVPWQLSSREVDRYFAGPGKRAQSTMRYKIGKIDRYFAFLEQRYAGEIMSRFGAVVESPIDPFNRPRHRGDFGLRIPPSQAAMKMFFGRWREDLPRARKYLVACRDYVMTKIAYLSGVRAAELCGVCMGDVHWEHGQWGRFVVLGKGASGSGPRPREAYLFQEGRALLWWYIEQIRGEFGDDAEHPRAPLWPSERKPTAIAALNLPIAPAIVPSTFRRALHSAAASYLSGPVTDLFPHLLRHACATHNYERGMTLWEVQKVLGHAWATTTLRYMATAQADPEHANVEASSRAARRLVMDKGNLR; encoded by the coding sequence GTGGACCCGGCCTCGGTGTCGGTCGAGGCCGGGCTCGCTGACGTTGTGACGCTTCAGCGGCGCCGGCAGGCAAGGATCTCGGCGCACGACGAGGAGAGCTTCTTCCTGGACACGCTGTCGGAGTATCAGTGGGCCCGGGACGCGGCGGGGCTGGCGCAGGAGACGCTGGATGGGCTGATCAAGCCGGTGATTGAGGTCTGTGAGTTCTACGGCACGGTGCCGTGGCAACTCTCTTCCCGCGAGGTCGACCGGTACTTCGCCGGGCCGGGGAAGCGGGCCCAGTCGACGATGCGGTACAAGATCGGCAAGATCGACCGGTACTTCGCGTTCCTGGAGCAGCGGTACGCGGGCGAGATTATGAGCCGCTTCGGGGCTGTGGTCGAGTCGCCGATCGATCCGTTCAACAGGCCCCGGCACCGAGGCGACTTCGGGCTGAGAATCCCGCCGTCGCAGGCGGCGATGAAGATGTTCTTCGGCCGCTGGCGCGAGGACCTGCCCCGGGCGCGGAAGTACCTGGTCGCCTGCCGCGACTACGTGATGACGAAGATCGCCTACTTGTCGGGCGTCCGTGCGGCGGAGTTGTGCGGCGTCTGCATGGGGGACGTGCACTGGGAGCACGGTCAGTGGGGCCGGTTCGTCGTCCTGGGCAAGGGCGCGAGCGGTTCGGGACCGCGGCCGCGCGAGGCGTACCTGTTCCAGGAGGGCCGGGCTCTGCTGTGGTGGTACATCGAGCAGATCCGGGGCGAGTTCGGTGATGATGCCGAGCACCCGCGGGCGCCGCTGTGGCCGTCGGAGCGCAAGCCGACGGCGATCGCGGCGCTGAACCTTCCGATCGCGCCGGCGATCGTGCCCTCGACGTTCCGTCGCGCCCTGCACAGCGCGGCGGCGAGCTACCTGAGCGGGCCGGTCACCGACCTTTTCCCGCACCTTCTCCGGCACGCGTGCGCGACCCACAACTACGAGCGCGGGATGACGTTGTGGGAGGTACAGAAGGTCCTCGGACACGCCTGGGCAACCACGACTCTTCGGTACATGGCGACCGCGCAGGCCGATCCTGAGCACGCGAACGTGGAGGCCAGCTCCCGGGCGGCCCGACGACTGGTGATGGACAAGGGGAACCTGAGGTGA
- a CDS encoding ATP-binding protein — MPFTPLHRILGLAPGPLTGDILDAAVTAGVTEHSDLDWKSELPPAKGLPQTDFPKDVAAMANSGGGVIVYGVQETQKAATSRVDVGEFDEGHERALRSAAITAISPPVFGLGVHRVGEAGNRAVVVEIPASVDGPHLIYRHDYFGAPVRNDADTVWMKERQIEAMYRARFDERRHATEALDSLFTEAAAGRDSRKRAWLIAVAHPRLPLVRERLTRDQAQKVMSKAESLALMYAGRGGVHPLESVNRLNPRPGLRRWVLVNTAAAAYSLWKEAWATIHHDGSVTLAAAVGGHRRAASGAEGGEFFEGRHVESSAIECSIADMMALVRATADLTGAGEYDVRVGVEWAGEGPLTILTRDTMGFVYDEVSTPLHRYTPVETTVNAVASDPDFFWQVHDLAQDCVNQGGVSNVLMIRPPERDGSA, encoded by the coding sequence ATGCCTTTCACGCCACTTCACCGCATACTCGGGCTCGCGCCTGGGCCACTGACCGGTGACATCCTGGACGCCGCCGTAACAGCTGGCGTGACGGAACACAGCGACTTGGACTGGAAGTCCGAGCTGCCGCCCGCCAAAGGTCTGCCGCAGACAGACTTCCCGAAGGATGTCGCGGCCATGGCGAACAGCGGCGGCGGTGTGATCGTTTACGGCGTACAAGAGACGCAGAAGGCGGCGACTAGCCGCGTCGATGTCGGCGAGTTCGATGAGGGCCACGAGCGGGCACTGCGAAGCGCCGCGATCACTGCGATCTCTCCGCCAGTGTTCGGGCTGGGTGTGCACCGTGTGGGCGAGGCAGGGAACAGGGCCGTGGTGGTGGAGATCCCGGCTAGCGTCGACGGTCCGCACCTGATCTATCGGCACGACTATTTTGGCGCTCCCGTCCGCAACGACGCCGACACGGTATGGATGAAGGAACGCCAGATCGAGGCCATGTACCGTGCTCGCTTCGACGAGCGCCGCCACGCGACCGAGGCCCTGGACTCGCTGTTCACCGAAGCCGCCGCCGGGCGCGACAGCCGCAAGCGGGCGTGGCTGATCGCGGTTGCCCACCCGCGGCTCCCTCTCGTTCGCGAGAGGCTGACGCGCGACCAGGCGCAGAAGGTGATGTCCAAGGCAGAGAGCCTTGCCTTGATGTACGCGGGGCGGGGTGGTGTTCACCCCCTGGAGAGCGTGAACCGGCTCAACCCTCGCCCTGGCCTGCGCCGGTGGGTCCTGGTGAACACGGCAGCGGCCGCCTACTCCTTGTGGAAGGAGGCGTGGGCCACCATCCACCACGACGGATCGGTCACCCTGGCGGCCGCTGTGGGCGGACACCGGCGTGCTGCTTCGGGCGCTGAGGGCGGGGAGTTCTTCGAGGGCCGCCACGTCGAGTCCTCTGCCATCGAGTGCTCGATCGCGGACATGATGGCGTTGGTCCGAGCGACTGCGGACCTGACCGGTGCCGGCGAGTACGACGTGCGTGTCGGAGTCGAGTGGGCTGGCGAAGGGCCGCTGACAATTCTGACCCGGGACACCATGGGCTTCGTTTACGACGAGGTGTCGACCCCTCTGCATCGGTATACGCCTGTCGAGACGACTGTGAATGCAGTTGCTTCTGACCCGGACTTTTTCTGGCAGGTGCACGACCTGGCGCAGGACTGCGTGAACCAGGGCGGTGTGTCGAACGTTCTGATGATCCGCCCTCCAGAGCGTGACGGGTCGGCGTAG
- the mobF gene encoding MobF family relaxase — MLSVAKIQRRNAWRYYIRGVAFGDGRRPAGQSLKDAQELAGLPPGRWLGRGLRALGLTEGAEVSERQLELLFGEGRHPDADRIERGLLDDGVDATTARRPTVLGQPIEEIEARKQTPLLGMDFTFRPQASLVVLWALGDATVRRVIERAHERAVATALRWLEDEVVETRWASDRGRAKTPALVVAAFRHFDNRDGLLLLHEHCLILNRVQRLGADGVPVWGALDTYRLYQNVVAAGTLYTLAMTTEVCEALGGVLGRSAGPYCQVARPAGPAPMDHASS; from the coding sequence ATGCTGAGTGTCGCGAAGATCCAGAGGCGTAACGCGTGGCGGTACTACATACGCGGAGTGGCGTTCGGGGACGGCCGCCGTCCGGCCGGACAGTCGTTGAAGGACGCCCAGGAGCTGGCCGGGCTCCCACCGGGACGGTGGCTGGGGCGTGGTCTGCGTGCGCTGGGACTCACCGAGGGCGCGGAGGTGTCCGAGCGTCAGCTGGAGCTGCTGTTCGGCGAGGGCCGGCACCCGGACGCCGACCGCATCGAGCGCGGCCTCCTGGACGACGGCGTCGACGCGACGACGGCCCGTCGGCCTACCGTGTTGGGGCAGCCGATCGAGGAGATCGAGGCCCGCAAGCAGACTCCGCTGCTCGGCATGGACTTCACGTTCCGGCCGCAGGCGTCGCTGGTCGTGCTGTGGGCGCTGGGCGATGCCACCGTTCGCCGGGTCATCGAGCGGGCCCACGAGCGGGCCGTCGCCACGGCGTTGCGCTGGCTGGAGGATGAGGTTGTCGAGACCCGGTGGGCGTCAGACCGCGGCCGCGCGAAGACGCCGGCGCTCGTGGTCGCCGCCTTCCGTCACTTCGACAACCGCGACGGGCTGCTGCTCCTGCACGAGCACTGCCTGATCCTCAACCGCGTCCAGCGCCTGGGCGCCGACGGCGTTCCGGTCTGGGGTGCTCTGGACACCTACCGCCTCTACCAGAACGTGGTGGCCGCCGGGACGCTGTACACCTTGGCGATGACGACCGAGGTGTGCGAGGCGCTCGGGGGCGTGTTGGGGCGGAGTGCAGGCCCGTATTGCCAGGTGGCGCGTCCTGCGGGTCCAGCGCCCATGGACCACGCGAGTTCGTAG
- a CDS encoding helix-turn-helix transcriptional regulator, translating into MKWNLRMVAAQRDLWRPPEVLAAFRQVGFNPSLSKVAALWGGTPVTVRLEDLDLMCAALGCTVADLLQAEPLAGTQALPEEGERTADGAELPSGPVRPVPGSRRGSGPRPLPPS; encoded by the coding sequence GTGAAGTGGAATCTGCGGATGGTGGCCGCGCAGCGCGATCTGTGGCGGCCGCCCGAGGTACTAGCTGCGTTCCGGCAGGTCGGGTTCAACCCGTCGCTGAGCAAGGTCGCCGCGCTGTGGGGCGGCACTCCGGTCACGGTGCGACTGGAGGACCTGGACCTGATGTGCGCCGCGCTGGGCTGCACCGTCGCGGATCTGCTGCAGGCCGAGCCCCTCGCCGGAACCCAGGCGCTGCCGGAGGAAGGGGAACGGACGGCCGACGGCGCGGAATTGCCGTCGGGGCCGGTGCGGCCGGTGCCGGGAAGCCGCCGGGGGAGTGGGCCGCGCCCGCTCCCGCCGAGCTGA